One genomic region from Penaeus monodon isolate SGIC_2016 chromosome 24, NSTDA_Pmon_1, whole genome shotgun sequence encodes:
- the LOC119588860 gene encoding craniofacial development protein 2-like, translating to MGDFNTKIGSNKDHVACGNFGLGETKERGEMILDWMENNNLIAMDTCFRHRLKEKVTWVSPDGRYMNMIDFIIIRRIERVEVRDCRSLVSADCDSDHHMKSPATKPWIANECWRLIQKRKKERKRTQMEKATEQQLRGQRRP from the exons atgggagatttcaaCACCAAGATTGGAAGTAATAAAGATCATGTAGCATGTGGAAACTTTGGTTTAGGAGAAACTAAAGAAAGGGGCGAAATGATACTAGACTGGATGGAAAACAATAACCTGATAGCTATGGACACATGCTTCCGGCACAGATTGAAAGAGAAAGTCACGTGGGTATCGCCAGATGGCAGATATATGAACATGATCGACTTTATCATAattagaagaatagagagagtagAGGTTAGAGACTGTAGATCACTAGTGAGTGCTGACTGTGACTCGGACCATCATATG AAATCCCCAGCTACCAAACCATGGATTGCCAACGAATGCTGGAGACTTATCCAGaaacgcaaaaaagaaagaaaaagaacccaAATGGAGAAAGCCACCGAACAGCAGCTGAGAGGGCAAAGAAGGCCTTGA
- the LOC119588588 gene encoding failed axon connections homolog: MALAALLWEMGRLWWSNMNGAVLMVSVAAVGLWLAVFYLNDRKKKRSRWQQAGRDVIVVHCPSPGRFTPNLSPFVLKLLTFLRLSGLPHLVDHKEPFGPKGKTPWITLNGEDLTDSHLIIERLSRQYNIDLTDSLTVKQKAAAKAFTIMIDEHVCWCLRAWRFNEDGGRNLKEGMSLPFYKRLLLPLFIWQQQNALWHQGVGRHSHDAVRAMMKEDLLALSKYLGDKPFLMGDTACVVDCSMFAFLANILYNYSRSPYYAIINEELANLRPYVDRLKTQLWPDWDACLASV, translated from the exons ATGGCTCTCGCGGCCCTCCTGTGGGAGATGGGTCGGCTGTGGTGGTCCAATATGAACGGTGCAGTTCTGATGGTGTCCGTGGCGGCAGTAGGATTGTGGTTGGCAGTGTTTTATCTGAAcgacaggaagaagaaaag gagccGATGGCAGCAAGCAGGAAGGGATGTGATAGTGGTACACTGTCCTTCTCCGGGTCGTTTCACCCCAAACTTGTCACCTTTCGTCCTGAAGCTGCTCACCTTTCTGCGCCTCTCTGGCCTGCCGCATTTG GTGGACCACAAAGAACCATTCGGACCGAAAGGTAAAACTCCATGGATTACTCTCAATGGCGAAGACCTTACTGATTCTCACCTGATCATAGAAAGGCTATCTCGCCAGTATAACATTGATTTGACAGACTCCTTGACGGTAAAACAGAAAGCGGCTGCAAAGgcttttactattatgattgacGAGCATGTTTGCTG GTGCTTGAGGGCGTGGCGTTTCAACGAGGACGGCGGCAGGAACCTGAAGGAGGGAATGAGCTTACCTTTCTACAAACGGCTTCTCCTCCCTCTGTTCATATGGCAACAGCAGAATGCACTGTGGCACCAGGGCGTGGGTCGCCACTCGCACGATGCGGTGAGGGCAATGATGAAAGAAGATCTGCTGGCTCTCTCGAAGTACCTCG GTGACAAACCCTTTCTAATGGGTGACACGGCATGTGTAGTGGACTGTTCTATGTTCGCGTTCTTAGCAAACATCTTGTATAACTACAGTCGTTCTCCATACTATGCTATCATAAATG AAGAGCTGGCGAATTTACGGCCATACGTGGACCGTCTGAAGACCCAGCTGTGGCCAGATTGGGACGCGTGTCTGGCGTCGGTGTAA